Within the Mumia flava genome, the region GCGGGGTGCGGACGTCGGCCGCGGTGCGGTCCCCGAAGGCGATCGACCGCGCCACGAGGTCCGCGGTCGGGTGCTCGAGCGACCCCTCGTCAGCCGAGCGCAGGACGAGCGAGCGCAGCTCGTACGGGGAGCGCGCGGACCGCAGCTCCTCCTGCGGCTCGATCCCGACGGCCCGCAGCAGGGCGTTCGCCGAGCCGTTCAGGCCCCGGATCGGCCACGCCATCACGGCCGTGAATCCGCGCTGCGCCGCCTGGACGGTCTTGGCCGTGCCCATCGGGACGGCGAGCGCGAGGTTCTTCGGGATGAGCTCGCCGACGAGCATCGTGACGAAGGTGCTGAGCAGCAGGGCGACGAGGTAGGCGGTCGCGGAGAGGGACGCACCGGTGATGCCGAGCGCCTCGAGCGGACCGCGCAGGAGCTCGCCGATCGCCGGCTCGGCCAGGAAGCCGATCGCGAGGTTGGTGATCGTGATGCCGAGCTGGGCGCCGGAGAGCTGGGTCGAGAGCGTCCGGAGGCCGGCCAGCACCCCGGCTGCACGGCGGTCGCCGTCGGCCGCGGCGCGCTCGACCGACGGACGGTCGACGGTCACGAACGAGAACTCCGCAGCGACGAACACGCCGCACGCGACCATGAGGAGGAGGGAGAGGGCCAGGAGCAACCAGACGGTCATCAGGTCGCTGATCCTACCGGCGCCGCCGCTGCGCTCGGCGACCCGACGTCACGCGGTTTGTGCAGGCCCGCGACAATGGAGGAGAAGACGTCCGCGCCCGGTGCCCCGGGCGCGGCCCCCGTGAACGAGGAACGCCCGTGCCGACCTACCAGTACCAGTGCACCGACTGCGGACAGCCGCTCGAGGTGCAGCAGAGCTTCAGCGACGACGCCCTCACCGTGTGCCCTGCGTGCGACGGACGCCTCCGCAAGGTGTTCAACGCCGTCGGGGTGGTCTTCAAGGGGTCGGGCTTCTACCGCAACGACAGCCGCTCCACCTCGTCGTCGTCGGAGAGCGGGTCGGCGTCGTCCTCCTCGTCGTCCTCGGCGTCGTCCTCGTCGGACAACGGGTCGTCCGGCAGCGGCTCCTCCGGGGCGGGGTCGTCGAGCGGGTCGTCGAGCTCGGCCTCGAGCGGCAGCTCGTCGACGAGCTCGTCGACGAGCAGCGGGTCGAAGGCGTCAACCGCGGCCGGCTGACCCTCCTCGCGGACGCCGCGTCCCGCCCGGGACCTGTGGACGACGCGGACGCGAAGTCCTCGTCATCGTCCACCCTGGTGCGGTGCCGACCTCACCTGCTCTCCTCGACTCGCTGCGCCGCCAGGTCCGCATTCACCGACGCACCCTCGCGGCGATCCTGGCGGCCGCCGCCGTGCTGCTCGCGATCGACGCCGCGCGGGCCGGCCCCGAGCCTTCGCGTGCCGTCGTCGCCGCCGCCGACGACCTGCCGTCGGGTCGCGTGCTGACCGGTGCGGACCTGGAGCGGATCGACCTGCCGGTCTCCGCGGCCCCCGAGGGCGCGGTGAGTGACCCGGACGCGCTGATCGGCCGGGTCGTCGCGGCCCCGCGACGTGCCGGGTCGGTGCTGACCGACCTCGATCTCCAGGGCCCCGGTCTGCTGGACGGATACCCCGAGGCGACGTCGTTGGTGACGATCGAGCCCACCGACGCGTCCGCCCTCCCGGCCCTGCGCGTCGGCGACGTGGTCGACGTCGTCGGCACCGACCCACGCGGCCTCGTACGACCGCGCGTGCTGGCACGCCGGATCACCGTCGCGGCGGTCCCGGACCCGACCGCGAGCGAGGGCCCGACCGGGGCTCCTGCGACGAGCGGCGGGCTGGTCGTCGCGGTCGACCGCTCGGACGCGGCGATGCTGGCCGGGGCGTCGACACGGTGGCACGTCGCCGTCGCGGTGGTGCGCTGAGCCGCGCGCTCCGGGGAGCGCGCACCGCCGAACGGTGATGGGATGACCCCATGTTCAAGGGCTTCAAAGAGTTCCTCATGCGCGGCAACATCGTCGATCTCGCGGTCGCGGTGGTCATGGGCACCGCCGTCACGCAGCTGGTCACGTCGTTCACCGCGAACTTCATCGACCCGCTGCTCGCGTCCTTCGGAGGCGCTGACTCGCCGGGGTGGGGTTTCTTCATCGACGGCGACAACGCCGAGACGTTCATCGACATCGGGGCCTTCATCGGGGCGCTGATCAACTTCGTGATCATCGCGGCGGTGGTGTACTTCCTGATCGTGATGCCGATGAACAAGCTGCGCGAGCGGTTCGCCAAGCCGACCGACGAGGCGCCGCCGCCGGAGGACATCGCGTTGCTGCGCGACATCCGCGACGAGCTCCGCGCACGCCGGGACGGCTGATCCAACCGGGCCGGGACGGCTGTTCCACCCCCGCCGGGACGGCTGACCACCCCGCCGTA harbors:
- a CDS encoding FmdB family zinc ribbon protein; amino-acid sequence: MPTYQYQCTDCGQPLEVQQSFSDDALTVCPACDGRLRKVFNAVGVVFKGSGFYRNDSRSTSSSSESGSASSSSSSSASSSSDNGSSGSGSSGAGSSSGSSSSASSGSSSTSSSTSSGSKASTAAG
- a CDS encoding SAF domain-containing protein → MPTSPALLDSLRRQVRIHRRTLAAILAAAAVLLAIDAARAGPEPSRAVVAAADDLPSGRVLTGADLERIDLPVSAAPEGAVSDPDALIGRVVAAPRRAGSVLTDLDLQGPGLLDGYPEATSLVTIEPTDASALPALRVGDVVDVVGTDPRGLVRPRVLARRITVAAVPDPTASEGPTGAPATSGGLVVAVDRSDAAMLAGASTRWHVAVAVVR
- the mscL gene encoding large conductance mechanosensitive channel protein MscL, coding for MFKGFKEFLMRGNIVDLAVAVVMGTAVTQLVTSFTANFIDPLLASFGGADSPGWGFFIDGDNAETFIDIGAFIGALINFVIIAAVVYFLIVMPMNKLRERFAKPTDEAPPPEDIALLRDIRDELRARRDG